A genomic window from Qipengyuania oceanensis includes:
- a CDS encoding sterol desaturase family protein, protein MDDLILQHEPVLRLGAFVAVLAAMMVWELIAPRRRQEIPRLVRWSNNLAMIAVDTAILRLAFPLLAVGFAAFAQERGWGLLNLVAIPNWLTIAIAFVALDLAIWAQHVAFHKVPLFWRFHRMHHSDTAFDATTGVRFHPGEIALSMAYKLALVAALGAPPLAVLLFEVVLNATSMITHGNVTLGRLDPLVRWLFVTPDMHRVHHSAQRVETDSNYGFNFSLWDRLFGTYRAQPQDGHEGMTIGIERFREPREAWLDRMLWQPFARGNGPDRARRR, encoded by the coding sequence GTGGACGACCTTATCCTCCAGCATGAGCCCGTCTTGCGGCTGGGCGCCTTCGTGGCGGTGCTCGCCGCCATGATGGTGTGGGAGCTGATCGCGCCGCGCCGGCGGCAGGAGATCCCGCGCCTGGTTCGCTGGTCCAACAATCTCGCCATGATCGCGGTCGATACGGCGATCCTGAGACTGGCGTTCCCGCTGCTGGCGGTCGGCTTTGCGGCATTCGCGCAGGAGCGCGGCTGGGGTCTGCTCAACTTGGTCGCTATCCCCAACTGGCTCACCATCGCGATCGCTTTCGTCGCGCTCGACCTCGCGATCTGGGCGCAGCATGTCGCCTTCCACAAGGTGCCGCTGTTCTGGCGTTTCCACCGGATGCACCATTCGGACACCGCCTTCGATGCGACTACCGGCGTGCGCTTCCACCCGGGCGAGATCGCACTGTCGATGGCCTACAAGCTGGCGCTCGTCGCCGCGCTCGGCGCGCCGCCGCTGGCCGTGCTGCTGTTCGAGGTCGTGCTCAATGCGACGTCGATGATCACCCATGGCAATGTCACGCTCGGGCGATTGGACCCGCTCGTGCGCTGGCTGTTCGTGACTCCCGACATGCACCGGGTCCATCATTCGGCGCAGCGGGTCGAAACGGATTCCAATTACGGATTCAACTTCTCGCTGTGGGACCGGCTGTTCGGGACCTACCGCGCGCAGCCGCAAGACGGGCACGAAGGCATGACGATCGGGATCGAACGGTTCCGCGAACCGCGCGAGGCATGGCTCGACCGGATGCTGTGGCAGCCCTTCGCACGGGGCAACGGCCCCGACCGCGCGCGCAGGCGATAA
- a CDS encoding phosphatase PAP2 family protein, producing the protein MSDREWIVPAIMLTCGLALVAILFTPSIAGLATNLVIMPAWMLAATVVGAVYGFVRMALAGVRSPTAEMIRFVREERSRLLPIVLIVGLAGANMTAFLWVKPLLNYLVPFTADPMLARADALLFFGHDPWRVLGWLDVAGAEFVYHKLWTIMMILTLIVVAQAPASPEKSAVMTSYFVLWSLAGPLIHIALPAAGPLFYERMGFGERFAGVTPGAETRVMADYLWAVYSSGEFGAGSGISAMPSLHVTTAAWIAIAIHVFAKGWFWPVASFSVLLFLLSMGLGWHYAWDGIVGAGAALVSYRVLLDIYRRRSAGVRAPAIA; encoded by the coding sequence ATGAGCGACAGGGAATGGATCGTCCCGGCGATTATGCTGACCTGCGGGCTCGCGCTCGTCGCGATCCTGTTCACCCCGTCGATTGCGGGGCTTGCGACCAACCTCGTCATCATGCCTGCCTGGATGCTGGCGGCCACGGTGGTCGGCGCGGTCTACGGTTTCGTGCGAATGGCACTGGCCGGCGTCAGAAGCCCGACAGCGGAAATGATCCGCTTCGTGCGGGAGGAACGGTCACGGCTGCTGCCGATCGTGCTGATCGTGGGGCTGGCGGGCGCGAACATGACCGCCTTCCTGTGGGTCAAGCCGCTGCTCAACTACCTCGTGCCGTTCACCGCCGACCCGATGCTTGCGCGTGCCGATGCGCTACTGTTTTTCGGCCACGATCCCTGGCGCGTGCTCGGCTGGCTGGACGTGGCGGGGGCCGAATTCGTCTATCACAAGCTGTGGACGATCATGATGATCCTCACGCTGATCGTGGTCGCGCAAGCGCCGGCATCGCCGGAGAAATCCGCGGTCATGACGAGCTATTTCGTGCTCTGGAGCCTTGCCGGCCCGTTGATCCACATCGCGCTGCCGGCCGCCGGGCCGCTATTCTACGAGCGGATGGGTTTCGGCGAGCGCTTCGCCGGCGTGACGCCGGGCGCGGAAACGCGGGTTATGGCGGACTACCTGTGGGCGGTTTATTCATCTGGCGAGTTCGGTGCGGGCAGCGGTATTTCCGCCATGCCGTCGCTCCACGTGACCACCGCCGCGTGGATCGCGATCGCCATCCATGTCTTCGCGAAGGGCTGGTTCTGGCCGGTGGCCTCTTTCAGCGTGCTGCTGTTCCTGCTCTCGATGGGGCTGGGCTGGCACTATGCCTGGGACGGCATCGTCGGCGCCGGCGCAGCGCTGGTCAGCTACCGGGTGCTGCTCGACATCTATCGGCGCCGCTCGGCAGGCGTTCGCGCACCCGCCATCGCCTGA
- a CDS encoding TrmH family RNA methyltransferase, which produces MEPEEPSKSKTTVRQRADAIKPFICKNLIAVIESPSDVQNIGTVIRNVNALGVEKVYVVDPRKALPDDWEDMRGRKSLARTSVSAVKWSFVKRFDSTDDCFDHLEKNNFHSVVTSPHIKGQTNVWLHEGDFTEHTKLAVWFGNEKRGISDRAVERSNACIAIPMFGMIESLNLGTSSGIVLYEVTKQRRDYQSRYRKGRRKGKRSDPLPTVMTRDVV; this is translated from the coding sequence ATGGAACCGGAAGAACCAAGCAAATCGAAAACGACAGTCCGCCAGCGTGCTGACGCGATCAAGCCTTTTATCTGCAAAAATCTGATCGCAGTCATTGAAAGCCCTTCTGACGTCCAGAACATCGGGACAGTCATTCGCAACGTTAATGCTCTCGGTGTTGAGAAAGTCTATGTAGTCGATCCCCGGAAAGCACTTCCCGACGATTGGGAAGATATGCGTGGGCGAAAATCCTTGGCCCGGACCTCTGTTTCGGCTGTGAAATGGAGTTTCGTAAAGAGGTTCGACAGCACGGATGACTGCTTCGATCACCTTGAGAAAAACAACTTTCACTCGGTAGTCACATCCCCTCACATAAAGGGGCAGACCAACGTCTGGCTTCACGAAGGCGATTTCACCGAACACACCAAATTGGCCGTTTGGTTCGGCAATGAGAAGCGCGGTATAAGTGACCGCGCTGTCGAACGTAGCAATGCCTGCATCGCCATTCCGATGTTCGGTATGATCGAGAGCCTCAATCTCGGTACATCTTCAGGCATCGTGCTATATGAAGTGACTAAGCAACGGCGCGATTATCAGAGCCGCTACCGGAAGGGCAGGCGCAAGGGGAAACGCAGCGACCCCTTGCCAACGGTGATGACGAGGGACGTTGTTTGA
- the mutM gene encoding bifunctional DNA-formamidopyrimidine glycosylase/DNA-(apurinic or apyrimidinic site) lyase gives MPELPEVETTVRGLARFLDGEELVSVRVNRPDMRRPFPPQLVQMLTGARVTGLGRRAKFGLIHTDRDQTVVFHLGMSGRWRIDPAEADKHDHLVIETTGHRFALCDPRRFGWVDLVATDELSAWPSFAAMGPEPLGPDLTVSHLKSALKGRKQAIKLLLLDQRIVAGLGNIYVCEALYRARISPRRAGGRVTGPMLERLVPAIREVLEQSIADGGSTLRDYAQPDGELGYFATRFDVYGREGEPCRRCDGGAIRRIVQGGRSTWFCSACQK, from the coding sequence ATGCCTGAGCTCCCAGAGGTCGAAACCACCGTACGCGGGCTCGCGCGCTTCCTTGATGGCGAGGAACTGGTCAGCGTGCGGGTAAACCGCCCCGACATGCGCCGCCCTTTCCCGCCGCAGCTCGTCCAGATGCTGACCGGCGCGCGGGTGACCGGGCTCGGCCGGCGGGCAAAATTCGGGCTCATCCATACCGATCGCGACCAGACGGTCGTGTTCCATCTCGGCATGAGCGGCCGCTGGCGGATCGATCCGGCCGAGGCGGACAAGCACGATCACCTCGTCATCGAGACTACCGGGCACCGGTTTGCGCTGTGCGATCCGCGCCGGTTCGGCTGGGTCGATCTGGTCGCGACCGATGAGCTTTCCGCGTGGCCGAGCTTTGCCGCCATGGGGCCCGAGCCGCTCGGGCCGGATCTGACCGTCAGCCATCTGAAGTCCGCTCTCAAGGGCCGCAAGCAGGCGATCAAGTTGCTGTTGCTCGACCAGCGGATCGTTGCCGGGCTCGGCAATATCTATGTCTGCGAGGCCTTGTACCGCGCGCGGATATCGCCGCGCCGCGCCGGTGGGCGGGTGACCGGCCCGATGCTGGAGCGGCTCGTGCCGGCCATCCGCGAGGTGCTCGAGCAATCGATCGCGGACGGCGGATCGACCTTGCGCGACTATGCCCAGCCCGATGGCGAGCTTGGCTATTTCGCGACCCGCTTCGACGTTTACGGCCGCGAGGGCGAACCATGCCGCAGGTGCGACGGCGGCGCGATCAGGCGGATCGTCCAGGGCGGACGCAGCACTTGGTTCTGTTCCGCCTGCCAGAAGTGA
- the dut gene encoding dUTP diphosphatase, with translation MSDPVAVEVKRLPHGQGLDLPAYATDGAAGMDVVSAETVTIAPGARHAVATGLALAIPAGYEIQVRPRSGLALKHGITVPNTPGTIDSDYRGELKVILINHGDDSFAIARGDRVAQLVLAPVVQARWNEVEELAETERGAGGFGSTGGHAKLIM, from the coding sequence ATGAGTGATCCGGTCGCAGTCGAGGTCAAGCGCCTGCCGCACGGACAAGGTCTGGACCTGCCCGCCTATGCGACCGATGGTGCAGCGGGCATGGACGTCGTTTCGGCCGAGACCGTGACCATCGCGCCGGGCGCGCGCCACGCGGTCGCGACCGGGCTCGCGCTGGCCATCCCGGCCGGTTACGAAATCCAGGTACGCCCGCGTTCGGGCCTGGCGCTGAAGCACGGGATCACCGTGCCCAACACGCCGGGCACGATCGATTCCGATTATCGCGGTGAACTCAAGGTCATCCTGATCAACCACGGCGACGACAGCTTCGCCATCGCGCGCGGCGACCGCGTGGCGCAGCTGGTGCTGGCTCCGGTAGTCCAGGCGCGCTGGAACGAGGTCGAGGAACTGGCGGAGACGGAACGCGGCGCAGGCGGCTTCGGCTCGACCGGCGGCCATGCGAAACTGATCATGTAG
- the ubiB gene encoding 2-polyprenylphenol 6-hydroxylase → MTRPATHILRLLKWGRTLARHGALRGIERDPNTPGPVKRLARIARFGTVQPKEPDYAGAFQDIGPAAIKLGQTLATRPDLVGEDAVHNLLSLQDSLPPVSFERVEASIRDTFVQPLEEIFAEIDPVPVGSASIAQVHRAVTSDGRPVALKVLRPGIREQFARDIQTYEWAAAHLEALGGEAARLRPRLVVANLKRWTNRELDLRREAASASELAEAMAPIEGYHIPAIDWDRTNGRVMTIEWVDGIKISEVDQLRAAGHDLKELAQRLVLAFLHQAIDAGFFHADMHQGNLFVRADGTIVAIDFGIMGRIDRRARLWLAEILYGLTTGNYRRVAEIHFEAQYVPSYHSVDEFATALRAVGEPMRGKPVSELSVGQMLDGLFAITRDFDMQTQPHLLLLQKTMVMVEGIATQLDPEINMWDTSAPYVRAWIRDELGPEALIADRLREDAETLLRLPELIRRIEDRFPPKGGAPEPPPLPEIELIWDRRERKRGDGRWLSYLIAAGAGGLATWAAFAAGLIG, encoded by the coding sequence GTGACAAGGCCCGCCACTCATATCCTGCGCCTGCTCAAGTGGGGTCGCACGCTGGCGCGGCACGGTGCGCTGCGCGGGATCGAGCGCGATCCCAACACGCCCGGTCCGGTCAAGCGCCTCGCCCGCATCGCGCGGTTCGGAACGGTCCAGCCCAAGGAGCCCGACTATGCCGGGGCGTTCCAGGATATCGGCCCGGCGGCGATCAAGCTGGGCCAGACGCTGGCGACCCGTCCCGACCTGGTCGGGGAAGACGCGGTGCACAACCTGCTGAGCCTGCAGGACAGCCTGCCGCCGGTGTCCTTCGAACGGGTCGAGGCATCGATCCGCGATACGTTCGTCCAGCCGCTCGAGGAAATTTTCGCCGAGATCGATCCGGTGCCGGTCGGCTCCGCTTCGATCGCGCAGGTTCACCGCGCGGTCACGAGCGACGGGCGCCCGGTTGCCCTCAAGGTCCTGCGGCCCGGTATCCGCGAACAGTTCGCGCGCGACATCCAGACCTACGAATGGGCGGCAGCGCACCTCGAGGCGCTCGGGGGGGAGGCTGCGCGCCTGCGCCCCCGGCTGGTGGTCGCCAACCTCAAGCGCTGGACCAATCGCGAACTGGACCTGCGGCGCGAGGCGGCCTCCGCCAGCGAGCTTGCCGAGGCGATGGCCCCGATCGAAGGCTATCACATTCCCGCGATCGACTGGGACAGGACCAATGGCCGTGTCATGACGATCGAATGGGTCGACGGCATTAAGATCAGCGAAGTCGACCAGCTGCGCGCCGCCGGTCATGACCTCAAGGAACTCGCGCAGCGGCTGGTGCTGGCTTTCCTGCACCAGGCGATCGATGCCGGATTCTTCCACGCGGACATGCACCAGGGGAACCTGTTCGTGCGTGCAGACGGCACGATCGTGGCCATCGATTTCGGGATCATGGGCCGGATCGACCGGCGCGCACGGCTGTGGCTTGCCGAGATCCTCTACGGCCTGACCACCGGCAATTATCGCCGCGTCGCCGAAATCCATTTCGAAGCGCAATACGTGCCGAGCTATCACTCGGTCGACGAGTTCGCGACCGCATTGCGCGCTGTGGGCGAACCGATGCGCGGCAAGCCGGTGAGCGAGCTGTCGGTCGGCCAGATGCTCGACGGCCTGTTCGCCATCACCCGCGATTTCGACATGCAGACCCAGCCGCACCTGCTGCTGCTGCAAAAGACAATGGTGATGGTCGAGGGCATCGCCACGCAGCTCGATCCCGAGATCAACATGTGGGATACGTCCGCGCCCTACGTCCGCGCCTGGATCCGCGACGAACTGGGTCCCGAGGCGCTGATCGCGGACCGGCTACGCGAGGATGCCGAGACCCTTCTGCGCCTGCCCGAGCTGATCCGCCGGATCGAGGATCGCTTCCCGCCGAAGGGTGGCGCGCCCGAACCGCCGCCGCTGCCTGAGATCGAGCTGATCTGGGATCGGCGGGAGCGCAAGCGTGGTGACGGACGCTGGCTGTCGTACCTGATCGCCGCGGGTGCCGGCGGCCTTGCGACCTGGGCTGCATTTGCGGCTGGCCTTATCGGCTGA
- a CDS encoding bifunctional phosphopantothenoylcysteine decarboxylase/phosphopantothenate synthase, whose protein sequence is MTDSGVDPDEFVEDESERAMAEPKVLLIVGGGIAAYKACEVVRLIRKGGGSVSCVVTEGGQQFVTPMALAALSENPVYTTLWDLKNESEMGHIQLSREADLVVVCPATADILAKMAAGIADDLATTLILATDKPVMVAPAMNVRMWEHEATQRNVQWLREAGVTVLEPDEGEMACGEYGPGRLPDPEAIWAAIAQASGIAYEAPVKAAPAPAMAKAASDEAVETLEIEEQQDADENPDALRRIRDAEPEEEIYEEEPVRGTLSSLLSAIIPRSTRKRTHEEVEEAEMAELEAFEETEEAPVDEIADEPVADLADGAEPDAEIPAPGFSSLLASKGGAKSAPPTDPEAINHEVVEGKQAPEPVEGDEHSIAVGPQPIDLDAIAPHTIIEDPLDGQPAFDENPEHRPLYGKHVLVTAGPTHEPIDPVRYLANRSSGKQGFSIAAMAAAAGARVTLVSGPVHLTTPPGVDRIDVESADEMAAAVKKALPADVAIMAAAVADWRTKDRSGQKMKKRGSAPPALLLTENPDILASVASGRKRPKLLIGFAAETENVVDNAQAKRKRKGVDWIIANDVSGDVMGGDTNTIHIVRHSGVETLDELPKMEVARALIDKVVESLENGNEDE, encoded by the coding sequence ATGACGGACTCCGGCGTCGATCCGGACGAGTTTGTCGAGGATGAAAGCGAGCGCGCAATGGCAGAACCCAAAGTCCTGCTGATCGTCGGTGGCGGCATCGCCGCCTACAAGGCGTGCGAGGTCGTCCGGCTGATTCGCAAGGGCGGCGGCAGCGTCAGCTGCGTCGTCACCGAGGGTGGCCAGCAATTCGTGACGCCGATGGCGCTCGCGGCGCTGAGCGAAAACCCGGTCTACACGACGCTGTGGGACCTCAAGAACGAATCGGAAATGGGGCACATCCAGCTCAGCCGCGAGGCCGACCTGGTCGTGGTCTGTCCGGCGACCGCAGACATTCTCGCCAAGATGGCCGCCGGCATCGCCGACGATCTGGCGACCACGCTGATCCTCGCCACCGACAAGCCGGTCATGGTGGCTCCTGCGATGAACGTGCGGATGTGGGAGCACGAGGCGACCCAGCGCAACGTCCAGTGGCTGCGCGAAGCGGGCGTGACCGTGCTCGAACCCGACGAAGGCGAAATGGCCTGCGGCGAATACGGACCCGGTCGCCTGCCCGATCCCGAAGCGATCTGGGCGGCGATCGCACAAGCCTCGGGCATCGCTTACGAGGCTCCGGTCAAGGCTGCGCCCGCACCCGCGATGGCGAAGGCCGCCAGCGACGAAGCAGTCGAGACGCTCGAGATCGAGGAACAGCAGGACGCGGACGAGAATCCCGACGCGCTGCGCAGGATCCGCGACGCCGAGCCGGAAGAAGAAATCTACGAGGAAGAACCCGTCCGCGGGACGCTCAGCAGCCTCTTGTCCGCGATCATTCCGCGCTCCACGAGGAAGCGTACCCACGAGGAAGTCGAGGAAGCCGAGATGGCCGAACTCGAAGCCTTCGAGGAAACCGAGGAAGCGCCGGTCGACGAGATCGCTGACGAACCCGTCGCCGATCTGGCCGATGGGGCCGAGCCGGATGCGGAAATCCCCGCGCCCGGTTTCTCCTCTCTGCTCGCCAGCAAGGGCGGAGCCAAGTCCGCGCCGCCGACCGATCCCGAAGCGATCAACCACGAAGTGGTCGAAGGCAAGCAGGCTCCCGAGCCGGTCGAGGGGGACGAGCATTCGATCGCTGTCGGTCCGCAACCAATCGACCTCGATGCCATTGCGCCGCACACCATCATCGAGGATCCGCTCGACGGGCAGCCTGCCTTCGACGAGAACCCCGAACACCGCCCGCTTTACGGCAAGCACGTGCTGGTCACCGCCGGCCCGACGCATGAACCGATCGACCCGGTACGCTATCTGGCCAACCGGTCGAGCGGCAAGCAGGGCTTCTCGATCGCGGCTATGGCGGCGGCGGCAGGCGCGCGCGTCACGCTGGTCTCCGGCCCGGTGCATCTCACGACCCCTCCGGGCGTCGACCGCATCGATGTCGAATCGGCGGACGAAATGGCCGCCGCGGTCAAGAAGGCGCTGCCCGCAGACGTCGCAATCATGGCGGCCGCGGTCGCCGACTGGCGCACCAAGGATCGTTCGGGCCAGAAGATGAAGAAGCGCGGATCGGCCCCGCCGGCGCTGCTGCTGACCGAGAACCCGGACATCCTCGCCAGTGTCGCGTCGGGCCGCAAGCGCCCGAAACTGCTGATCGGCTTCGCCGCCGAGACCGAGAACGTGGTCGACAACGCGCAAGCCAAGCGCAAACGCAAGGGCGTCGACTGGATCATCGCCAACGACGTGTCGGGCGATGTCATGGGCGGCGATACCAACACGATCCACATCGTGCGCCACTCCGGCGTCGAGACGCTCGACGAACTGCCGAAGATGGAAGTGGCCAGGGCGCTGATCGACAAGGTCGTCGAGAGCCTCGAAAACGGGAACGAGGATGAGTGA
- a CDS encoding DUF4345 family protein, producing the protein MRLVLTGLIFAGGLMFLLIGIGFLIDPASSGVDFGMKADGPQGLSTMRADMTAFFVVAAVSMVLGAWRRNGDLLLVAAALFGIALTGRIVSLIADGTYDGFAFPMLVEAVTVIVLLIASRVLPHRIG; encoded by the coding sequence ATGAGACTTGTACTAACCGGCCTGATTTTCGCAGGCGGCCTTATGTTCCTGCTGATCGGCATCGGGTTCCTGATCGATCCGGCATCATCCGGGGTGGATTTCGGGATGAAAGCCGACGGGCCGCAGGGCCTATCCACCATGCGCGCGGACATGACGGCCTTCTTCGTCGTGGCGGCGGTGTCGATGGTACTGGGCGCCTGGCGGAGGAACGGCGACTTGTTGCTGGTCGCCGCGGCGCTGTTCGGCATCGCGCTGACCGGCCGCATCGTCAGCCTGATCGCGGACGGGACCTACGATGGCTTCGCATTCCCGATGCTGGTCGAAGCGGTCACCGTGATCGTGCTGCTGATCGCCAGCCGGGTATTGCCGCACCGGATCGGCTAG
- a CDS encoding class I SAM-dependent methyltransferase, translated as MNDTVSFGYEDIDASEKVARVGEVFSNVARKYDIMNDAMSGGMHRLWKDRFVRRVKPQPGEAILDMAGGTGDIAFRLAAEGAEVTVADINQDMLDVGIERAMDRGIDGLVWSCQNAETLSYPARQFDAYTIAFGIRNVTHVDKALAEAHRVLKFGGRFYCLEFSTTTWPGFKEAYDAYSHKLVPQIGKAIAQDEDSYRYLIESIRRFPDMPSFERMIRDAGFANTRVEPIMGGLVAIHSGWKI; from the coding sequence ATGAACGATACCGTCTCCTTCGGCTACGAAGACATCGACGCGAGCGAGAAGGTCGCCCGCGTGGGCGAGGTCTTTTCCAACGTCGCGCGCAAATACGACATCATGAACGATGCCATGTCGGGCGGCATGCACCGGTTGTGGAAGGATCGGTTCGTGCGCCGGGTGAAACCGCAGCCGGGCGAGGCGATCCTCGACATGGCGGGCGGCACGGGCGATATCGCTTTCCGGCTCGCCGCCGAAGGCGCGGAAGTGACCGTGGCCGACATCAACCAGGACATGCTCGACGTCGGGATCGAGCGGGCGATGGATCGCGGGATAGATGGCCTCGTGTGGTCGTGCCAGAATGCCGAGACGCTGAGCTATCCGGCGCGGCAGTTCGATGCCTATACGATCGCATTTGGTATCCGGAACGTGACCCATGTCGACAAGGCACTGGCCGAGGCGCACCGGGTCCTGAAGTTCGGCGGGCGGTTCTACTGCCTCGAGTTCTCGACCACGACCTGGCCCGGTTTCAAGGAAGCCTACGACGCCTACTCGCACAAGCTCGTGCCGCAGATCGGCAAAGCGATCGCGCAGGACGAGGACAGCTATCGCTATCTGATCGAATCGATCCGCCGCTTCCCCGACATGCCGAGCTTCGAGCGGATGATCCGCGATGCGGGCTTTGCGAATACCCGGGTCGAGCCGATCATGGGCGGTCTCGTCGCGATCCATTCGGGCTGGAAAATCTGA